The region TTTAATGCAGGGTATTTGTTAAAGGCGGATTATGGCTGGTCGGGTGAGACGAATGGAAATGACACTCTCAAGTTTTCTGCAATGTCGGCAGGGAATCGCTTTGATGACGAGACTTATGGCAATATGGAAAAGTTCGCCTTTTTCTGGAGCAGTGACGATTCGTCGGAGGGCGTTCCTTCTGGTTCTGCGCGAGTATGGTATTTGACTAGCAAATCGATGGCTTTCGGCTATATGTCGAAACCGAAAAACTTTGGATTCTCGGTGCGCTGCGTACGAAAAAAATAATAAAGGGCTCGCTGTGTTGCCTGCGATGTGATGAAAATCTCAGTGTGATTTTTATCTCTTTAAATTTAGTAGGGTATTTCTAAATTTGTGGGCATGAAGCAGAAACACACGATTGTCAGGGAAAAAAGGGAGCTATATTTCTTTGATTTTATGGTTCGGTATCTGTTGGCATTTTCCGCAGTTCTCCTGACCTTGCTGAAACTTTTCTAATTATTTTTCTATCTTTAGCGCCATGTTTAAAATTGGCGTGATGGCTTCCGGTGGCGGGAGCAACTTTAAGGCGATTATTGACCGCATTGGCGAGGGCGATCTCGAAGCTCAATGCAAGTTCCTGATTACCAATAACGGTGGTTGCGGGGCTGTTTCCCACGCAGAATCTTACGGGATTCCCGTATATCACATTTCGGGAAAGACCCATCCCGATACGGCTGCTTACGAAGCGGCCCTTTTGGAAGTTTTTGACCGCTACGATATTGACTTGCTGATTTTGGCTGGATACATGAAGGCCTTGCCGGTAAGTATCATCAAACGCCTTCCTGACCGCATTCTGAACATTCATCCGTCGCTTTTGCCCAAGTACGGTGGCAAGGGCTTTTTCGGAATTCACGTGCACGAGGCGGTGATTGCCGCGCACGATACGGAATCGGGCCCGACGGTGCATCTGGTGAGTGAAGAAATCGACCAGGGCAGGATACTTGCGCAGACGAAGGTCCCCGTACTTGAAGGTGATACTCCTGAAGTTCTTGCGGCTCGCGTGTTGGTGCAGGAACATGCTCTCTATTGGAAGACTATCCGCGACTATGCAAAGAGTATTCTCTAAAGAGCTTGTCATCCTGAGCGAAGCGTAGCGAAGTCGAAGGATCTAGGGCGTTAGATTATGAAGCATAAATTGCCGGCATTTCTGGAAGGAATTGAATCCCCTGTCGATGGCGAAGTTGCCATGCGCAAGTTCGCCGCGCAAGCGGGGGAAAATGCTGTTGTGGTCGGTATCGACGAGGTCGGTCGCGGCCCCTTGGCGGGGCCGGTGGTTGCATGCGCTGCCGTTCTCAAGGCTCCCGACGCACTCCTGACGCTGAACGATTCCAAGAAACTCACGCGCGTAAAGCGCGAAGCCATGTACCAGGACGTGCAGGATGCTTGTGCCTGTTTTGCCGTGGCGAGTGCCTCGGTCGAAGAAATCGACCGCATGAACATTCTGGAAGCGGATTTTTTAGCGATGCGCCGCGCCTTGCAGGCTCTCGGCATGCCCGGCTTGCATGAATCCGCCCCTGAAATTCCCATTTTCAAAAAAGGGAGTTTCGACAAAACGGTGCGAGTTCTGATCG is a window of uncultured Fibrobacter sp. DNA encoding:
- a CDS encoding ribonuclease HII, encoding MKHKLPAFLEGIESPVDGEVAMRKFAAQAGENAVVVGIDEVGRGPLAGPVVACAAVLKAPDALLTLNDSKKLTRVKREAMYQDVQDACACFAVASASVEEIDRMNILEADFLAMRRALQALGMPGLHESAPEIPIFKKGSFDKTVRVLIAVDGNLKIHGIPEEMQIPVVKGDGRIASISAASILAKVFRDRYMDDLEKKFPGYGFDKHAGYGTKAHLEAIRRQGMTPEHRKSFHPKSLQTELDL
- the purN gene encoding phosphoribosylglycinamide formyltransferase — encoded protein: MFKIGVMASGGGSNFKAIIDRIGEGDLEAQCKFLITNNGGCGAVSHAESYGIPVYHISGKTHPDTAAYEAALLEVFDRYDIDLLILAGYMKALPVSIIKRLPDRILNIHPSLLPKYGGKGFFGIHVHEAVIAAHDTESGPTVHLVSEEIDQGRILAQTKVPVLEGDTPEVLAARVLVQEHALYWKTIRDYAKSIL